The sequence below is a genomic window from Eleginops maclovinus isolate JMC-PN-2008 ecotype Puerto Natales chromosome 20, JC_Emac_rtc_rv5, whole genome shotgun sequence.
AAACATTGCTGgtactgtacaaacacacacacacacaaacacacacacacgcatgtttGATGCCAAATGTAAAACTTGCAACCAGCTGTCTTAAGTGGCTGTAATCGCAGTAGACTTGTAGTTACAATGTTCAAATGCTCCACGCTTCATGGTAACCTTCAATGATGATACGAGTCAAAAAGTAAGTACAATTGCGATAACATCTCTCTGAAACCCGAACAAATCCCAAGCTCCTAcctttcaaaaacatgtttcaatctaaataaatgaaacactatGGACAGTTATGCCCTTTTATAAAAGACTTTGATATACTATTTCCATCCGATTTCTCTAGAACCTACTATGTTCATAAAGGTAGGAGCGAGTGATTGATttgcagtgcagtgtgtgtgtgtgtgcgggggcCCTGAGGCGGTCTGTTCTCCCTCTACTCGTCATCCTTGTCTTTGGCGCCGTGTTTGAGGATGCGGGTGAACTCTGCGTAGTTGAAGTTGCCCTTCTTGTCAATTGGAGCCTCTCGGAACAGTTCGTCCACATCTTCGTCTGTGAAGCGATCGCCCATGGTGGTCAGAAGCTCCCTCAGATGGTCCTCGTGGATCACACCTTAGACACAGTTAACACCCATGAAGTTCCAGACAGTGACAGTGAAAGGGCCTTGGTCTgtttatacaatatttttttttgtttatgcagcCTCACCAGATCCCTCCTCATCGAAACAGGCAAAGGCGTTGCGGATGACGTCTTCAGGGTCTGTTCCGTTCAGCCTTTCTCCAAACATGGTGAGGAACATGGTGAAGTTGATGGGCCCCGGTGCTTCGCTCATCATCCCCTCCAGGTATTCATCAGAGGGGTTCTTACCTGAGGAACATAAACACTGTATCATGTAATCTTACATGCAACCAGAAAGTGTTTACCCATGCTTTAACAAGAACCCTAGCACTGTAAACTGTGTTGAACATATTCGGTTAAGAACTAATTGCCTCCACCAACGAGTTTGGtacgtttttttttagtttgtcaggattataaatacagatttttaTAAAACTTGGGGAAAGGTGTAGCATTGGTCAAGGTGAAATCCATTCAGTTTTAGGAGCAGCTCAGAAATCGCACGGTTGAAAcataaatgactttttaatatttgtttacattgcaAGATAAGGCATTAGGCCTTGCAGGATGTCCGCGTTCCCAGACTGTCCTTCTGGGTAATAATGCAATCCAGCAGTTGAAATAAAACTTTTATCTGCATTtatcttattgttttttatttcaaagtagGAAAGAAAAATGGTCAGAAGTAAAGAAGCACAGGCAAAGATATCTTGAAAATAACACTTGATCCTAAATTTCCCCTGATGTAGCTGTATAGCATCTTTCCTTGACACCCAAGAAAAGGCACACACTCCTATCTTGTAGTAAAGGCTATCTGTTAATAATGGGTAGAAACCAAGCCCAAACTCATAATGTCATCAAGGTTGTCTAAGTTCTCTCAGATTTGCCATAGAATCTAAGTGTAGTGAGAGCAGCATACCCAGAGAGGCCAGCATGTCATGCAGATCCTCCTTGTCGATGAACCCGTCTCTGTTCTGGTCGATCATGTTGAACGCCTCTTTAAACTCCTGGATCTGAGACTGGTCGAACATGGCGAAGACGTTGGAGGTGGCCCTCTGAGGACGCTTCTTGGTGGTCTTTCCCTTGGCACGTTTGCTCGACATGGTGGCGGCTGGTTCTGGGCCTGCAGCACATTATAAAGAGGCATGAGTCATAGAATCAATGGTGAAAATGCTGCGCCATCAGGGATAACATAGATGGGATAGATTACTCATTCACGCAGCTTGGCACGAATACAGATTTCAGCAATTGAAAAGATGAGTTAAGCCTATTTAGCATAACAGCGTGGAAAACTGGAGCACTGCATTCATATAGCCCTGTTATATTTTACATTGCCACAAGCAGGAGAAGCTATTTCTCTGCCTTTTTCCTCCAGAGAGAGAGTCACACTCTTTCTAAATGTCGGGTACAGTGATGGGTGTGAAAATGACAAGTCTCCACAGTGCAGCTAACTTCAGATCCTTCCAGAATTAGAACTGTCACTCATATTTTGGTCTGCAAGGATTTGTCTTGCCTGTGTGTATGTGGCTCTGTGATTGTGTTATACCCAGTGGGCAGTAGCAGACAgatgacacagagagacaagCTGGACAGGCGGGAGGGAGCAGGTGAATGTGGCTGATTAGTCACTTATGAGTACTGTATTAGCTAACAATGAGATCATTTAGTCAGGCAAAGCAGGAAATTGCACACCCATACCTAACATGcaatgatttgttttcactttaatttgCACCTTGAATACTAAATGATTTATCAAGCTTACAGTGATCAACAGGTTTAGAGGTATGTACACatgcaatacattttatttgatctatgTTATTAGACTTCAGTAGCCTATCAAATGGATCTTCAAATGTACTGTGCTCAGTTAAACACTGGAAGGCTATAACAATATTAGTATACATCATGTCCAGAAAATTCCTCCAAAATCACAGGCTTTTTAAagataatcagaatcagaaacacagATAAGGCTGTTGATCTTCAGACGGCTCACGTTATGAATGTACGAGTCGAAATTGGTAAATAGAAGATtttaatatatactgtatatatattgttcagcccaatcatttcaaataatgcaCACCATAATTCTTACAAACCTAAACAAATGcagtcaaaaataaattaacatttgGTCTATCTTTTCTCTATCcaatcaaaaataaactttaaccTCCTTGAATTTTATAGCACATGACAGGTAAGGCTGAACATCTGTCTCCATGGACATTGTCAGTGAGACAGTGACTATCCGTCTTCATATTTAATGGGtcatacattttgtgtgtgccGTCTCTTGAATTGCACTGAGAAAAGCTAGGGAAGAGTTTAGCAAGCTTTGCCTATCCTAAATCTACCCCTGTTTAGTATATAGAATTGTCATTCTCTGTTGATCTCTACACAAATGAATGCCACTGTATAACAAGAGCAGAATTCTAAGTTTTATTGTcaatgcaaattaaaatatgACCAGCCAATTCGTTCGAGAGTTTCTAATCTTGATGAAGTATTTAATCCACATTTGCATTTACATAAAGCCATCATGTACaaacatgtattgttttgtttgcaggATGAAAAGGTTACAGGAAGGAAATgagtttgcttttattttacacacacacacacacacacacacacacacacacaaacacacacacacacacacacacacacacacacacacacacacacacacacacacacacacacacacacacacacacacacacacacacacacacacacacacacacacacacacacacacacacacacacacactctcgctctctcgctctctcacGGTtcactctttcctttctttcctttatttcacTGCAAACACATGTTGGACCAGTCGCTCCTTTCATTTAACTACTGTTTGGCTGCTTCTGTTCCTTAATGTGCCAGAAAATGCCGAAATCTGGAAGGTGTGTACTGTTGGCCCAAAGCCCTTCCATTCTCCATCTAACAGATGCAAAGGAAGCTGGAAACAAAAAGCCAACCTCCAATTGAAGGTTTCGGAGAACAGAGGAATTCCACAATCTCCTTCTTGTCTGGCTTCACTgatacagtatgtactgtctccTGAGAGAGGCTGATTGGTGTTTAACTCTACCTCTGTTTCAAGCAATCAATAATATAGATTTTCTGACTTCACaatgtgaaacaaaataaatcttttcAGATGGTTTACTAGCAGCTCAAATCTTCTGCATTCGGCACAGAGTGAATCAACAATGATTCACAGAAAGGCTGCGAATACTTCGAGGACTTCAGTAACGTGCTGACGTGCCTCATCTTGGCTTGTGCTGACAATGGTATTTGTTCTCCGTCCACCACAGCTTCTCTATGGAGCCTTTCATCCTGTGGAACGACAAAGCTCCTCTGTCCCTTCGccccagcacacacacccacacacatttgGGTATCACCAAACAGTCAGGCTGTCATCCCTCAGGTCTTTCAGGTCAACACTGTTAGTGAAGACTGAAATGCCAATGGTcaagaatttaaaaaacaaacagtgagtgAAGTTGAGGTTGAGCTCTCCTCAGACATCctcagatgtgtgtgtccaAGTGTTTAAGACTGTGTATATGAGATCAAAAAGGGTCAGCTGCATTCAGAAATTCCTCTGTCTAATGGGCCGTATAGTGATGAGATGGAAGTAAACACACTGGCTAGAGTACATTCATactgcatacacaaacatttacagagGTCTAAGGTGATTATTAACTATAATCTCTCTTTCTGTAGATCCACAGATTGAAAAAAACGATATTTTGGTAACTTAATTCAAAGATCCACTGAAACTCTCTGTAACTCTATCCTTCCCTTCTGACTTTGACAGTACACTGAACCCAGGTTATTTAAACATCCAGTCTTTTCTTACAATATTATGTATTAATATTATACACAATATGCAAGCCACTGGTAAAACCAGATTTCTTTCTTACCTTGGCTTCAGGTAGAAATGTCTGGAAGTCCCTCAAACTCCTTCTGTCTGGGTCCAACAGAGCAGTGCGAAGGGAAGCAGGCAGTCCTACTGGAAAGTTTGTTTAAAGAATCAGTCTCCCAGTGGTTACCTCCCCTTTCTGCCCCGGCCAATGGAGAGGGCAGCCTGTCCCATACAAAGACTTCCCAGCCTAGGCCATTTCTCCATACAAGGCAAAAGAATGCAAAGGCTGCAGCCTGCTACTGCCACAGACGCTGCTCGGGATGTTTGGAAAGAGGCAAAATGACAGGAACTACGATAAGGCTGCCTTATTTAGAGAAAAGGGCCCAAACATTTAGAGGAGGCTCTGTTTGGTGGAGTATGGAAACATGGGGGAAGAGGGTTGTGAGCAGATGCAGAGCAGTTTTGAAAGCCAGTGTTTTGTTGTAAGGCTGTGGCTTTCCT
It includes:
- the myl9b gene encoding myosin regulatory light polypeptide 9b, producing MSSKRAKGKTTKKRPQRATSNVFAMFDQSQIQEFKEAFNMIDQNRDGFIDKEDLHDMLASLGKNPSDEYLEGMMSEAPGPINFTMFLTMFGERLNGTDPEDVIRNAFACFDEEGSGVIHEDHLRELLTTMGDRFTDEDVDELFREAPIDKKGNFNYAEFTRILKHGAKDKDDE